DNA sequence from the Pseudorca crassidens isolate mPseCra1 chromosome 6, mPseCra1.hap1, whole genome shotgun sequence genome:
GAATATACTTCGTGTTGCTTCAATCCTCTTAAATAtagttttatggcccagaatatagtCTGTTGTGGTAAATGTTCCATGTTCATTTGAAAAGAATgctctactgagcctgtgctctagagcccgcgagccacaactactgaagcccacgcacctacagcccgtgctccgcaacaagagaagccaccgcaataagaagcccgtgtactgcaacgaagagtagccccggctctctgcaactagagaaagcccacgcacagcaatgaagacccaatgcagccaaaaataaataaatttattaaaaaaaaaatctggggacttccttggtggtccagccttccaatgcaggggatgcagtttcgatccctggtcagggaactaaagatcccacgtgccacggggcaactaagtccgtgcactgcaactactgagcctgtgcactctagagcccatgcaccacaactagagagcccgtgtgccacaaatactgagcccacacgctctggagtcTGAACGccacactagagagaagcccacacaccgcaaggaaagattccgcatgctgcaatgaagatctcacgtgctgcaactaagacctgacgcagccaaataaataaatattgttaaaaatattttataaattaaaaataaaaatctggggacttctttggtggtccagttgttaagactccgtgcttccatggcagggggcacgggttcaatccctgatcgggaaactaagatcccacatgccgcaaggtgcagtcaaaaaaaaaaaaaatctgttagagtacacctatgttcatagcagtattattcacaacagctaaaatgtggaagcaacccaagtgtccatcaatgaatgaatggataagcaaagtgtggtatgtacataaaatggaatattattcagccttaaaaagaaaggaaattctgacccaCGCAACACAgacgaaccttgaggacattatgtgaaatgaaataagccagtcacaaaaagacagattCTGAATGATTCTActtatgaggtacttagagtagtcaaaaatcacagagacagaaagtagaatgatggttgccagaggctgaggggaAGGCAGAATGAGGGGTTATTAATTAATGGGCAtagactttcagttttaaaagatgagaagagttatggagatggatggtggtgatggtagcataacattattaatatatttaatgtcaCTGACTGTTCACTTAAAAACaagatggcaaattttatcacaattttaaaacttaaagaaaaaaaaaacgattAGAACATACCCATTTGTTCAAATACACGCTGGCTGTCTGCTATTTGCAGAATGGACTGCTGCCAGTGCTCAACCCCCCAAGTATTCCAAACCAAATCTGATATGGCtggagacactttttttttttttaaagaatgacaaAGCAGACTGGAACATGTTCTCTTACTTTATTAAATCTTACTAGAACCAAGTAAGGAACAAACACACAGATGAGTAGGCTACAGTGAAGAAATCTTCTTTTTATAAGAGAGTTAAGAAGACATTAAAAGATAATTCCAGGTATTATCTTCAGTGATGCTTCTTATCTTTTTTCTGGGACTCCAGGAAATATTCAGCCCCTACAGCTACCACAAATGCAGCAAATCCCCATTTGAATCCTTTTAATAATGCACCAACAAAGGAAACATTATTTGCAAAGCCACCCGTGTATCTCCAAGCTTCATtgctagaggaaaaaaaaggggaaaattatATTCACATATGACACACATTCATTgagtaaaatatatttgatttcatCTTTCTAACAGACTTAAATGCAACCTTATATAAGATAATCTAAGTGGATCACAATAGGAATCTTTCTTTGGCATAAGATAATTAGATCTATATGCCCACATTTCGTACATGAAATACAAGAAAAAACACTTGATGATTTCATATTTCACAGTCATAATACTCAGGATTTTACAGAATTCTCAAATGCAAGGCTCACCTTGGCCTATCCATCACAGGTCAGTTGTGTAGCTTTGCTCATACTAGTCATTACAGCTTCATGGAAAGAGGAAGTTAAGAGATCTGGGTATTAATCTTTGCTCTGCCATACTAGATACACAACTTAGGCtcggcaagttacttaacctgttGAGGCCTGTTTCTTCTACTCAATAACGATTACTATTTACCTTATAGCGTTATTATAAAGATTAAACAGAGTAATGTATGATGTATTTTGGCACAAAGAGTACATAACACTCGATAATACTATTACTATTCAAGAGGATCATTGATTTTCCCTGTCATAGAAGCCAGAACTTTAGTAGACTAATTTCATGCTCTGGCAATCATTCTTTTGAGTATCCTGAatagagaaggaaacaaatcagagCGCTCTAGTGAAAAAAAGTCTTCTCTCGCAGGTAAGGATAAATGAgtggaaaaaaatcatgttttaaagaacaaaacccaCTTAACTCTAAAAATCTGACTTACAAAAGCTAATCAAATCTAATTTaagacaccaaaaccagacaaagacattagaagaaaactacagattaaTATTCCTcatcaacatagatgcaaatattcgtaacaaaattttagaaaattgaatgcAGCAatatttaaaaggataatacatcacgATGAAGTAGGGTTTACCTCAAAAGAATGCAAGATTGGTATAACacctgaaaatgaataaaattaactcaccatattaacagaataaaaacagaGGTGAGCGCcttaatagatgtagaaaaagcatttaacaaaattcaacacctattagtaacaataataatagtaactcaTAGTAACCCAGGAATAGAAGAGAAATTCCTCAACTTGATGAAAGGCATCTCTGAACATCCTACAACTAACATTACACTTAATGATGAAAGGTTGAATGCTTTCCCCAATTAGGAATAAAGCTAGGATGTTCAAAtacaccacttttattcaacattatactaGTAATGTTAGCCCATGCaataatgcaagaaaaagaaattaaaaggttaTAGATCAAAAAAAAGTAACGTCTTTGTAGACGAAATGATCTTCTATGAAGTAAATTCTAAGGAATCTGTAAGAAATGTCTGCTAGAACTAAAAAGTGAATTTAACACGGTAACAAGATACAAATTCAATATATAaaaagcaattatatttttatatattagcaatgaacaactggaaactgaagtttaaaaatactgtttacaatagcataaaaaatacGGAATAAGTCAGGATAAAttgaacaaaatatgtacaagactgTAAGAACACTGCTGAGAAAATTAAAGAGGATCTAAactgttcatggactggaagacaatattgttaagacaGCAGTTATTCTCAATTGAGCTATAGATTCAAGGTGATCCCAATTAAATTCCAAGCAGGCTTTTTATAGAAACTGAAAAgctcattctaaaatttaaatataaatacaagaacttggaatagctaaaacaatttttttttaaagttggacATCTTATTTTGTACTACCTGATttgaagacagtgtggtattgacataaaatagatatatagatcagGGTAACAGAAAAGAATCCAGAAGTAGACTGTACAGATATTGTCAACTGACTTTTGACAATGGTGTCAAGGTCAATTAATGGGGAAAGACAGTCTTTTAATATATGGTGCTAGACCAACTGGAGGTCCATATGCAAAAACATTAACCTTCATCCTTACCTCATatgacataaaaattaactcaaatagaTCATATGCCTCAATGTAAGAAAGAACACTATAAAAGCTTCCAGAAGATTAGGAGAAAATCTTAGGATGCaaaaagcacaaaccataaaagaaaaaaaatgctaaattGGGACTTCAGCACAATTTAAAACTCTTTTaaagacatcattaagaaaatgaaaagagggacttccctggtggaacagtggttgagaatctgcctgccaatgcaggggacacgggttcgatccctggtccaggaagatcccacatgctgcagagcaactaagcctgtgtgccacaactactgagcctgtgctctagagcctgcaagccacaactattgaggctgcatgccacaactactgaagcctgcgcgcctagagcctgtgctgtgcaacaagagaagccaccgaaatgagaagcctgcgcaccacaatgaagagtgg
Encoded proteins:
- the NDUFB3 gene encoding NADH dehydrogenase [ubiquinone] 1 beta subcomplex subunit 3, with amino-acid sequence MAHGHGHEHGHSKMELPDYKQWNIEGTPLETVQEKLAARGLRDPWARNEAWRYTGGFANNVSFVGALLKGFKWGFAAFVVAVGAEYFLESQKKDKKHH